The Mus musculus strain C57BL/6J chromosome 2, GRCm38.p6 C57BL/6J genome has a window encoding:
- the Catsper2 gene encoding cation channel sperm-associated protein 2 isoform X1 produces the protein MAQEQGHFQLLRADAIRSKLIDTFSLIEHLQGLSQAVPRHTLREILDPSYQQKLMSGDQEQLVRFSIKPRRMGHITHSRRLLSRLRVRCSRMPPLSLWAGWVLDSSVFSKFIISLIFLNTFVLMVEIELMESTNTALWPVKLALEVADWFILLSFIVEILLMWLASFSLFWKDAWNVFDFFVTLLSLLPELVVLLGVPAHSVWLQLLRVCRVLRSLKLFARFRQIKVILLALVRALKSMTFLLMLLLIFFYIFAVTGVYFFREYSRSTIEGLEYNMFFSDLLNSLVTVFILFTLDHWYAVLQDIWKVPESSRVFSSIYVILWLLLGSIIFRNIIVAMMVTNFQNIRSELSEEMSHLEVQYKADMFKQQIIQRRQHSESLRGTSLGKVSEDIIETSDASDDDDDDDDDDDDDDDDDDKSDATESDGEKNENEESDSENSESENSESEKIDPEKDYAKKSYPEKSHPEKSYPEKSHPEKSYPEKSHPKKSYDEQAEAEESKEKAYPVSHSISSHGSTAADTAFLENLDWETLVHENLPGLMDMDQDDRIVWPRDSLFRYFELLEKLQYNLEERKKLQEFAVQALMSFEDK, from the exons ATGGCACaagaacaaggacatttccagctgCTCAGAGCTGATGCTATCCGTTCAAAGCTCATTGACACTTTCTCGCTCATAGAGCATTTGCAGGGCTTGAGCCAAGCCGTACCAAGGCACACTCTCCGGGAGATACTTG ATCCTTCTTACCAGCAGAAACTCATGTCAGGAGATCAGGAGCAGCTAGTGCGCTTCTCCATAAAGCCTCGGCGAATGGGGCACATCACACACTCGCGGCGGTTGCTGAGCAGGCTTCGCGTGCGGTGCAGTCGAATGCCCCCTCTTTCCTTGTGGGCTGGATGGGTCCTTGATA gttctgTCTTCTCGAAATTCATCATCTCCCTCATCTTTCTGAACACCTTTGTGCTGATGGTTGAAATAG AATTGATGGAATCCACAAATACTGCTCTGTGGCCAGTGAAGCTGGCTTTGGAGGTGGCAGATTGGTTCATCTTGCTTAGCTTCATTGTAGAGATACTTCTAATGTGGTTGGCCAGTTTTTCTCTCTTCTGGAAGGATGCCTGGAATGTCTTTGACTTTTTTGTTACCTTGTTG tctctgcttcctgagttagtagtgctgttaggagtcccagcACACTCTGTGTGGCTCCAGCTGCTGAGGGTCTGTCGGGTGCTGAGGTCTCTCAAACTGTTTGCACGATTCCGTCAAATTAAAGTTATTCTTTTGGCTCTGGTCAGGGCCCTGAAG AGCATGACGTTCCTCTTGATGTTGCTGCTtatcttcttctacatttttgcTGTGACTGGTGTCTACTTCTTCAGAGAATATTCCCGATCAACTATCGAGGGCCTGGAGTACAACATGTTCTTCTC GGACCTACTAAATTCACTGGTGACAGTGTTCATCCTCTTCACCTTGGATCATTGGTATGCAGTACTTCAGGATATCTGGAAGGTGCCAGAATCTAGCCGTGTCTTTAGCAGCATCTATGTTATCCTTTGGTTGCTGCTTGGCTCCATAATCTTTCGAAATATCATAGTAGCCATGATGG TTACTAACTTTCAGAATATCAGAAGTGAGCTGAGTGAGGAGATGAGCCACCTGGAGGTTCAGTATAAAGCTGACATGTTCAAGCAACAGATTATCCAGAG gagACAGCACTCTGAATCACTAAG AGGGACCAGTCTTGGAAAGGTCTCCGAAGACATAATAGAAACTTCTGATGctagtgatgatgatgacgatgacgacgatgatgacgacgacgatgatgatgatgatgacaaaagCGATGCTACTGAAAGCGATGGCGAGAAAAACGAAAACGAGGAAAGCGATAGTGAGAATAGTGAGAGTGAGAATAGCGAGAGCGAGAAAATTGATCCTGAGAAAGACTATGCCAAGAAAAGCTATCCTGAGAAAAGCCATCCTGAGAAAAGCTATCCTGAGAAAAGCCATCCTGAGAAAAGCTATCCTGAGAAAAGCCATCCTAAGAAAAGCTATGATGAACAAGCTGAAGCTGAAGAGTCAAAAGAAAAAGCCTACCCAGTTTCCCATTCAATCTCGTCCCATGGCTCCACTGCAGCCGATACTGCTTTCCTTG AAAACCTGGACTGGGAGACCCTTGTGCATGAGAACCTGCCTGGGCTAATGGACATGGATCAGGATGACCGCATTGTCTGGCCCAGAGACTCACTCTTCCGATATTTCGAGTTACTGGAAAAGCTTCAGTATAACCTAGAAGAGCGCAAGAAGTTACAAGAATTTGCAG TCCAGGCCCTGATGAGTTTTGAAGACAAGTGA
- the Catsper2 gene encoding cation channel sperm-associated protein 2 isoform X3, which produces MAQEQGHFQLLRADAIRSKLIDTFSLIEHLQGLSQAVPRHTLREILDPSYQQKLMSGDQEQLVRFSIKPRRMGHITHSRRLLSRLRVRCSRMPPLSLWAGWVLDSSVFSKFIISLIFLNTFVLMVEIELMESTNTALWPVKLALEVADWFILLSFIVEILLMWLASFSLFWKDAWNVFDFFVTLLSLLPELVVLLGVPAHSVWLQLLRVCRVLRSLKLFARFRQIKVILLALVRALKSMTFLLMLLLIFFYIFAVTGVYFFREYSRSTIEGLEYNMFFSGTSLGKVSEDIIETSDASDDDDDDDDDDDDDDDDDDKSDATESDGEKNENEESDSENSESENSESEKIDPEKDYAKKSYPEKSHPEKSYPEKSHPEKSYPEKSHPKKSYDEQAEAEESKEKAYPVSHSISSHGSTAADTAFLENLDWETLVHENLPGLMDMDQDDRIVWPRDSLFRYFELLEKLQYNLEERKKLQEFAVQALMSFEDK; this is translated from the exons ATGGCACaagaacaaggacatttccagctgCTCAGAGCTGATGCTATCCGTTCAAAGCTCATTGACACTTTCTCGCTCATAGAGCATTTGCAGGGCTTGAGCCAAGCCGTACCAAGGCACACTCTCCGGGAGATACTTG ATCCTTCTTACCAGCAGAAACTCATGTCAGGAGATCAGGAGCAGCTAGTGCGCTTCTCCATAAAGCCTCGGCGAATGGGGCACATCACACACTCGCGGCGGTTGCTGAGCAGGCTTCGCGTGCGGTGCAGTCGAATGCCCCCTCTTTCCTTGTGGGCTGGATGGGTCCTTGATA gttctgTCTTCTCGAAATTCATCATCTCCCTCATCTTTCTGAACACCTTTGTGCTGATGGTTGAAATAG AATTGATGGAATCCACAAATACTGCTCTGTGGCCAGTGAAGCTGGCTTTGGAGGTGGCAGATTGGTTCATCTTGCTTAGCTTCATTGTAGAGATACTTCTAATGTGGTTGGCCAGTTTTTCTCTCTTCTGGAAGGATGCCTGGAATGTCTTTGACTTTTTTGTTACCTTGTTG tctctgcttcctgagttagtagtgctgttaggagtcccagcACACTCTGTGTGGCTCCAGCTGCTGAGGGTCTGTCGGGTGCTGAGGTCTCTCAAACTGTTTGCACGATTCCGTCAAATTAAAGTTATTCTTTTGGCTCTGGTCAGGGCCCTGAAG AGCATGACGTTCCTCTTGATGTTGCTGCTtatcttcttctacatttttgcTGTGACTGGTGTCTACTTCTTCAGAGAATATTCCCGATCAACTATCGAGGGCCTGGAGTACAACATGTTCTTCTC AGGGACCAGTCTTGGAAAGGTCTCCGAAGACATAATAGAAACTTCTGATGctagtgatgatgatgacgatgacgacgatgatgacgacgacgatgatgatgatgatgacaaaagCGATGCTACTGAAAGCGATGGCGAGAAAAACGAAAACGAGGAAAGCGATAGTGAGAATAGTGAGAGTGAGAATAGCGAGAGCGAGAAAATTGATCCTGAGAAAGACTATGCCAAGAAAAGCTATCCTGAGAAAAGCCATCCTGAGAAAAGCTATCCTGAGAAAAGCCATCCTGAGAAAAGCTATCCTGAGAAAAGCCATCCTAAGAAAAGCTATGATGAACAAGCTGAAGCTGAAGAGTCAAAAGAAAAAGCCTACCCAGTTTCCCATTCAATCTCGTCCCATGGCTCCACTGCAGCCGATACTGCTTTCCTTG AAAACCTGGACTGGGAGACCCTTGTGCATGAGAACCTGCCTGGGCTAATGGACATGGATCAGGATGACCGCATTGTCTGGCCCAGAGACTCACTCTTCCGATATTTCGAGTTACTGGAAAAGCTTCAGTATAACCTAGAAGAGCGCAAGAAGTTACAAGAATTTGCAG TCCAGGCCCTGATGAGTTTTGAAGACAAGTGA
- the Catsper2 gene encoding cation channel sperm-associated protein 2 isoform X6, with amino-acid sequence MTFLLMLLLIFFYIFAVTGVYFFREYSRSTIEGLEYNMFFSDLLNSLVTVFILFTLDHWYAVLQDIWKVPESSRVFSSIYVILWLLLGSIIFRNIIVAMMVTNFQNIRSELSEEMSHLEVQYKADMFKQQIIQRRQHSESLRGTSLGKVSEDIIETSDASDDDDDDDDDDDDDDDDDDKSDATESDGEKNENEESDSENSESENSESEKIDPEKDYAKKSYPEKSHPEKSYPEKSHPEKSYPEKSHPKKSYDEQAEAEESKEKAYPVSHSISSHGSTAADTAFLENLDWETLVHENLPGLMDMDQDDRIVWPRDSLFRYFELLEKLQYNLEERKKLQEFAVQALMSFEDK; translated from the exons ATGACGTTCCTCTTGATGTTGCTGCTtatcttcttctacatttttgcTGTGACTGGTGTCTACTTCTTCAGAGAATATTCCCGATCAACTATCGAGGGCCTGGAGTACAACATGTTCTTCTC GGACCTACTAAATTCACTGGTGACAGTGTTCATCCTCTTCACCTTGGATCATTGGTATGCAGTACTTCAGGATATCTGGAAGGTGCCAGAATCTAGCCGTGTCTTTAGCAGCATCTATGTTATCCTTTGGTTGCTGCTTGGCTCCATAATCTTTCGAAATATCATAGTAGCCATGATGG TTACTAACTTTCAGAATATCAGAAGTGAGCTGAGTGAGGAGATGAGCCACCTGGAGGTTCAGTATAAAGCTGACATGTTCAAGCAACAGATTATCCAGAG gagACAGCACTCTGAATCACTAAG AGGGACCAGTCTTGGAAAGGTCTCCGAAGACATAATAGAAACTTCTGATGctagtgatgatgatgacgatgacgacgatgatgacgacgacgatgatgatgatgatgacaaaagCGATGCTACTGAAAGCGATGGCGAGAAAAACGAAAACGAGGAAAGCGATAGTGAGAATAGTGAGAGTGAGAATAGCGAGAGCGAGAAAATTGATCCTGAGAAAGACTATGCCAAGAAAAGCTATCCTGAGAAAAGCCATCCTGAGAAAAGCTATCCTGAGAAAAGCCATCCTGAGAAAAGCTATCCTGAGAAAAGCCATCCTAAGAAAAGCTATGATGAACAAGCTGAAGCTGAAGAGTCAAAAGAAAAAGCCTACCCAGTTTCCCATTCAATCTCGTCCCATGGCTCCACTGCAGCCGATACTGCTTTCCTTG AAAACCTGGACTGGGAGACCCTTGTGCATGAGAACCTGCCTGGGCTAATGGACATGGATCAGGATGACCGCATTGTCTGGCCCAGAGACTCACTCTTCCGATATTTCGAGTTACTGGAAAAGCTTCAGTATAACCTAGAAGAGCGCAAGAAGTTACAAGAATTTGCAG TCCAGGCCCTGATGAGTTTTGAAGACAAGTGA
- the Catsper2 gene encoding cation channel sperm-associated protein 2 isoform X2, with the protein MSGDQEQLVRFSIKPRRMGHITHSRRLLSRLRVRCSRMPPLSLWAGWVLDSSVFSKFIISLIFLNTFVLMVEIELMESTNTALWPVKLALEVADWFILLSFIVEILLMWLASFSLFWKDAWNVFDFFVTLLSLLPELVVLLGVPAHSVWLQLLRVCRVLRSLKLFARFRQIKVILLALVRALKSMTFLLMLLLIFFYIFAVTGVYFFREYSRSTIEGLEYNMFFSDLLNSLVTVFILFTLDHWYAVLQDIWKVPESSRVFSSIYVILWLLLGSIIFRNIIVAMMVTNFQNIRSELSEEMSHLEVQYKADMFKQQIIQRRQHSESLRGTSLGKVSEDIIETSDASDDDDDDDDDDDDDDDDDDKSDATESDGEKNENEESDSENSESENSESEKIDPEKDYAKKSYPEKSHPEKSYPEKSHPEKSYPEKSHPKKSYDEQAEAEESKEKAYPVSHSISSHGSTAADTAFLENLDWETLVHENLPGLMDMDQDDRIVWPRDSLFRYFELLEKLQYNLEERKKLQEFAVQALMSFEDK; encoded by the exons ATGTCAGGAGATCAGGAGCAGCTAGTGCGCTTCTCCATAAAGCCTCGGCGAATGGGGCACATCACACACTCGCGGCGGTTGCTGAGCAGGCTTCGCGTGCGGTGCAGTCGAATGCCCCCTCTTTCCTTGTGGGCTGGATGGGTCCTTGATA gttctgTCTTCTCGAAATTCATCATCTCCCTCATCTTTCTGAACACCTTTGTGCTGATGGTTGAAATAG AATTGATGGAATCCACAAATACTGCTCTGTGGCCAGTGAAGCTGGCTTTGGAGGTGGCAGATTGGTTCATCTTGCTTAGCTTCATTGTAGAGATACTTCTAATGTGGTTGGCCAGTTTTTCTCTCTTCTGGAAGGATGCCTGGAATGTCTTTGACTTTTTTGTTACCTTGTTG tctctgcttcctgagttagtagtgctgttaggagtcccagcACACTCTGTGTGGCTCCAGCTGCTGAGGGTCTGTCGGGTGCTGAGGTCTCTCAAACTGTTTGCACGATTCCGTCAAATTAAAGTTATTCTTTTGGCTCTGGTCAGGGCCCTGAAG AGCATGACGTTCCTCTTGATGTTGCTGCTtatcttcttctacatttttgcTGTGACTGGTGTCTACTTCTTCAGAGAATATTCCCGATCAACTATCGAGGGCCTGGAGTACAACATGTTCTTCTC GGACCTACTAAATTCACTGGTGACAGTGTTCATCCTCTTCACCTTGGATCATTGGTATGCAGTACTTCAGGATATCTGGAAGGTGCCAGAATCTAGCCGTGTCTTTAGCAGCATCTATGTTATCCTTTGGTTGCTGCTTGGCTCCATAATCTTTCGAAATATCATAGTAGCCATGATGG TTACTAACTTTCAGAATATCAGAAGTGAGCTGAGTGAGGAGATGAGCCACCTGGAGGTTCAGTATAAAGCTGACATGTTCAAGCAACAGATTATCCAGAG gagACAGCACTCTGAATCACTAAG AGGGACCAGTCTTGGAAAGGTCTCCGAAGACATAATAGAAACTTCTGATGctagtgatgatgatgacgatgacgacgatgatgacgacgacgatgatgatgatgatgacaaaagCGATGCTACTGAAAGCGATGGCGAGAAAAACGAAAACGAGGAAAGCGATAGTGAGAATAGTGAGAGTGAGAATAGCGAGAGCGAGAAAATTGATCCTGAGAAAGACTATGCCAAGAAAAGCTATCCTGAGAAAAGCCATCCTGAGAAAAGCTATCCTGAGAAAAGCCATCCTGAGAAAAGCTATCCTGAGAAAAGCCATCCTAAGAAAAGCTATGATGAACAAGCTGAAGCTGAAGAGTCAAAAGAAAAAGCCTACCCAGTTTCCCATTCAATCTCGTCCCATGGCTCCACTGCAGCCGATACTGCTTTCCTTG AAAACCTGGACTGGGAGACCCTTGTGCATGAGAACCTGCCTGGGCTAATGGACATGGATCAGGATGACCGCATTGTCTGGCCCAGAGACTCACTCTTCCGATATTTCGAGTTACTGGAAAAGCTTCAGTATAACCTAGAAGAGCGCAAGAAGTTACAAGAATTTGCAG TCCAGGCCCTGATGAGTTTTGAAGACAAGTGA
- the Catsper2 gene encoding cation channel sperm-associated protein 2 isoform X5, whose translation MAQEQGHFQLLRADAIRSKLIDTFSLIEHLQGLSQAVPRHTLREILDPSYQQKLMSGDQEQLVRFSIKPRRMGHITHSRRLLSRLRVRCSRMPPLSLWAGWVLDSSVFSKFIISLIFLNTFVLMVEIVTNFQNIRSELSEEMSHLEVQYKADMFKQQIIQRRQHSESLRGTSLGKVSEDIIETSDASDDDDDDDDDDDDDDDDDDKSDATESDGEKNENEESDSENSESENSESEKIDPEKDYAKKSYPEKSHPEKSYPEKSHPEKSYPEKSHPKKSYDEQAEAEESKEKAYPVSHSISSHGSTAADTAFLENLDWETLVHENLPGLMDMDQDDRIVWPRDSLFRYFELLEKLQYNLEERKKLQEFAVQALMSFEDK comes from the exons ATGGCACaagaacaaggacatttccagctgCTCAGAGCTGATGCTATCCGTTCAAAGCTCATTGACACTTTCTCGCTCATAGAGCATTTGCAGGGCTTGAGCCAAGCCGTACCAAGGCACACTCTCCGGGAGATACTTG ATCCTTCTTACCAGCAGAAACTCATGTCAGGAGATCAGGAGCAGCTAGTGCGCTTCTCCATAAAGCCTCGGCGAATGGGGCACATCACACACTCGCGGCGGTTGCTGAGCAGGCTTCGCGTGCGGTGCAGTCGAATGCCCCCTCTTTCCTTGTGGGCTGGATGGGTCCTTGATA gttctgTCTTCTCGAAATTCATCATCTCCCTCATCTTTCTGAACACCTTTGTGCTGATGGTTGAAATAG TTACTAACTTTCAGAATATCAGAAGTGAGCTGAGTGAGGAGATGAGCCACCTGGAGGTTCAGTATAAAGCTGACATGTTCAAGCAACAGATTATCCAGAG gagACAGCACTCTGAATCACTAAG AGGGACCAGTCTTGGAAAGGTCTCCGAAGACATAATAGAAACTTCTGATGctagtgatgatgatgacgatgacgacgatgatgacgacgacgatgatgatgatgatgacaaaagCGATGCTACTGAAAGCGATGGCGAGAAAAACGAAAACGAGGAAAGCGATAGTGAGAATAGTGAGAGTGAGAATAGCGAGAGCGAGAAAATTGATCCTGAGAAAGACTATGCCAAGAAAAGCTATCCTGAGAAAAGCCATCCTGAGAAAAGCTATCCTGAGAAAAGCCATCCTGAGAAAAGCTATCCTGAGAAAAGCCATCCTAAGAAAAGCTATGATGAACAAGCTGAAGCTGAAGAGTCAAAAGAAAAAGCCTACCCAGTTTCCCATTCAATCTCGTCCCATGGCTCCACTGCAGCCGATACTGCTTTCCTTG AAAACCTGGACTGGGAGACCCTTGTGCATGAGAACCTGCCTGGGCTAATGGACATGGATCAGGATGACCGCATTGTCTGGCCCAGAGACTCACTCTTCCGATATTTCGAGTTACTGGAAAAGCTTCAGTATAACCTAGAAGAGCGCAAGAAGTTACAAGAATTTGCAG TCCAGGCCCTGATGAGTTTTGAAGACAAGTGA
- the Catsper2 gene encoding cation channel sperm-associated protein 2 isoform X4, producing MAQEQGHFQLLRADAIRSKLIDTFSLIEHLQGLSQAVPRHTLREILDPSYQQKLMSGDQEQLVRFSIKPRRMGHITHSRRLLSRLRVRCSRMPPLSLWAGWVLDSSVFSKFIISLIFLNTFVLMVEIELMESTNTALWPVKLALEVADWFILLSFIVEILLMWLASFSLFWKDAWNVFDFFVTLLSLLPELVVLLGVPAHSVWLQLLRVCRVLRSLKLFARFRQIKVILLALVRALKSMTFLLMLLLIFFYIFAVTGVYFFREYSRSTIEGLEYNMFFSDLLNSLVTVFILFTLDHWYAVLQDIWKVPESSRVFSSIYVILWLLLGSIIFRNIIVAMMVTNFQNIRSELSEEMSHLEVQYKADMFKQQIIQRRQHSESLR from the exons ATGGCACaagaacaaggacatttccagctgCTCAGAGCTGATGCTATCCGTTCAAAGCTCATTGACACTTTCTCGCTCATAGAGCATTTGCAGGGCTTGAGCCAAGCCGTACCAAGGCACACTCTCCGGGAGATACTTG ATCCTTCTTACCAGCAGAAACTCATGTCAGGAGATCAGGAGCAGCTAGTGCGCTTCTCCATAAAGCCTCGGCGAATGGGGCACATCACACACTCGCGGCGGTTGCTGAGCAGGCTTCGCGTGCGGTGCAGTCGAATGCCCCCTCTTTCCTTGTGGGCTGGATGGGTCCTTGATA gttctgTCTTCTCGAAATTCATCATCTCCCTCATCTTTCTGAACACCTTTGTGCTGATGGTTGAAATAG AATTGATGGAATCCACAAATACTGCTCTGTGGCCAGTGAAGCTGGCTTTGGAGGTGGCAGATTGGTTCATCTTGCTTAGCTTCATTGTAGAGATACTTCTAATGTGGTTGGCCAGTTTTTCTCTCTTCTGGAAGGATGCCTGGAATGTCTTTGACTTTTTTGTTACCTTGTTG tctctgcttcctgagttagtagtgctgttaggagtcccagcACACTCTGTGTGGCTCCAGCTGCTGAGGGTCTGTCGGGTGCTGAGGTCTCTCAAACTGTTTGCACGATTCCGTCAAATTAAAGTTATTCTTTTGGCTCTGGTCAGGGCCCTGAAG AGCATGACGTTCCTCTTGATGTTGCTGCTtatcttcttctacatttttgcTGTGACTGGTGTCTACTTCTTCAGAGAATATTCCCGATCAACTATCGAGGGCCTGGAGTACAACATGTTCTTCTC GGACCTACTAAATTCACTGGTGACAGTGTTCATCCTCTTCACCTTGGATCATTGGTATGCAGTACTTCAGGATATCTGGAAGGTGCCAGAATCTAGCCGTGTCTTTAGCAGCATCTATGTTATCCTTTGGTTGCTGCTTGGCTCCATAATCTTTCGAAATATCATAGTAGCCATGATGG TTACTAACTTTCAGAATATCAGAAGTGAGCTGAGTGAGGAGATGAGCCACCTGGAGGTTCAGTATAAAGCTGACATGTTCAAGCAACAGATTATCCAGAG gagACAGCACTCTGAATCACTAAGGTAA
- the Catsper2 gene encoding cation channel sperm-associated protein 2 isoform X7 produces MAQEQGHFQLLRADAIRSKLIDTFSLIEHLQGLSQAVPRHTLREILDPSYQQKLMSGDQEQLVRFSIKPRRMGHITHSRRLLSRLRVRCSRMPPLSLWAGWVLDSSVFSKFIISLIFLNTFVLMVEIELMESTNTALWPVKLALEVADWFILLSFIVEILLMWLASFSLFWKDAWNVFDFFVTLLSLLPELVVLLGVPAHSVWLQLLRVCRVLRSLKLFARFRQIKVILLALVRALKSMTFLLMLLLIFFYIFAVTGVYFFREYSRSTIEGLEYNMFFSDLLNSLVTVFILFTLDHWYAVLQDIWKVPESSRVFSSIYVILWLLLGSIIFRNIIVAMMGDSTLNH; encoded by the exons ATGGCACaagaacaaggacatttccagctgCTCAGAGCTGATGCTATCCGTTCAAAGCTCATTGACACTTTCTCGCTCATAGAGCATTTGCAGGGCTTGAGCCAAGCCGTACCAAGGCACACTCTCCGGGAGATACTTG ATCCTTCTTACCAGCAGAAACTCATGTCAGGAGATCAGGAGCAGCTAGTGCGCTTCTCCATAAAGCCTCGGCGAATGGGGCACATCACACACTCGCGGCGGTTGCTGAGCAGGCTTCGCGTGCGGTGCAGTCGAATGCCCCCTCTTTCCTTGTGGGCTGGATGGGTCCTTGATA gttctgTCTTCTCGAAATTCATCATCTCCCTCATCTTTCTGAACACCTTTGTGCTGATGGTTGAAATAG AATTGATGGAATCCACAAATACTGCTCTGTGGCCAGTGAAGCTGGCTTTGGAGGTGGCAGATTGGTTCATCTTGCTTAGCTTCATTGTAGAGATACTTCTAATGTGGTTGGCCAGTTTTTCTCTCTTCTGGAAGGATGCCTGGAATGTCTTTGACTTTTTTGTTACCTTGTTG tctctgcttcctgagttagtagtgctgttaggagtcccagcACACTCTGTGTGGCTCCAGCTGCTGAGGGTCTGTCGGGTGCTGAGGTCTCTCAAACTGTTTGCACGATTCCGTCAAATTAAAGTTATTCTTTTGGCTCTGGTCAGGGCCCTGAAG AGCATGACGTTCCTCTTGATGTTGCTGCTtatcttcttctacatttttgcTGTGACTGGTGTCTACTTCTTCAGAGAATATTCCCGATCAACTATCGAGGGCCTGGAGTACAACATGTTCTTCTC GGACCTACTAAATTCACTGGTGACAGTGTTCATCCTCTTCACCTTGGATCATTGGTATGCAGTACTTCAGGATATCTGGAAGGTGCCAGAATCTAGCCGTGTCTTTAGCAGCATCTATGTTATCCTTTGGTTGCTGCTTGGCTCCATAATCTTTCGAAATATCATAGTAGCCATGATGG gagACAGCACTCTGAATCACTAA